One Phragmites australis chromosome 23, lpPhrAust1.1, whole genome shotgun sequence DNA window includes the following coding sequences:
- the LOC133906497 gene encoding aspartic proteinase Asp1-like: MQCNALLHLPPPIKPPSPGHIPPTINSLPRRIQRKGKGEKTRSLLLPALLPLRAMAARWGPPAGLVLLLLALALAPAVRAEKPARGEPAAAEPEASSAVFPLYGDVYPHGLYYVAMSIGNPARPYFLDVDTGSDLTWLQCDAPCVSCSKVPHPLYRPTKNKLVPCVDQLCASLHRSLTGEHKCDSDQQQCDYEIRYADQGSSIGVLVNDNFALRLANTSIVRPSLAFGCGYDQQIGSSSEVSPTDGMLGLGSGSISLLSQLKQHGITKNVVGHCLSLKGGGFLFFGDDLVPYSRATWAPMVRSAFRNYYSPGSASLYFGGRSLGVRPMEVVFDSGSSFTYFAAQPYQALVTALKGDLSKPLKEVSDPSLPLCWKGKKPFRSVLDIKKEFKSLVLSFSNGKKALMEIPPENYLIVTKYGNACLGILNGSEVGLKDLNILGDVTMQDQMVIYDNEKGQIGWIRTPCDRIPKFGSSIL, translated from the exons atgcaatgcaatgcactgcttcatcttcctcctcctataAAGCCCCCCTCCCCAGGCCACATTCCTCCCACCATCAACAGCCTCCCAAGAAGAATTcagaggaaggggaagggggAAAAGACAAGAAGCCTTCTGCTCCCTGCCCTGCTCCCCCTCCGAGCTATGGCCGCGAGGTGGGGTCCGCCTGCCGGTCTCGTGCTTCTGCTGCTCGCGCTGGCCCTGGCCCCGGCGGTGCGAGCGGAGAAGCCGGCGAGGGGCGAGCCGGCGGCCGCGGAGCCCGAGGCGTCCTCCGCCGTGTTCCCGCTCTACGGCGACGTCTACCCCCACGG CTTGTACTACGTGGCCATGAGCATCGGCAACCCGGCGAGGCCCTACTTCCTCGACGTCGACACCGGCAGCGACCTCACCTGGCTGCAGTGCGACGCCCCCTGCGTCAGCTGCTCCAAG GTGCCACACCCGCTCTACCGCCCAACAAAGAACAAGCTGGTTCCTTGTGTGGATCAGTTGTGTGCATCCCTTCATCGTAGCCTGACCGGGGAGCACAAATGCGACTCAGATCAGCAGCAATGTGACTATGAGATTAGGTATGCTGATCAGGGGTCATCCATTGGCGTGCTTGTCAATGACAACTTTGCACTCCGCCTTGCAAACACCTCCATTGTCCGCCCCAGTCTAGCATTCGG GTGTGGGTATGACCAACAGATCGGCAGCAGCAGTGAGGTGTCACCCACTGACGGCATGCTTGGGCTTGGGAGTGGATCAATTAGCCTGCTTTCGCAGCTCAAGCAGCATGGTATCACCAAGAACGTGGTTGGCCACTGCCTCAGTTTAAAAGGAGGGGGGTTCCTCTTCTTTGGGGATGATCTTGTGCCTTACTCACGTGCAACATGGGCTCCCATGGTTCGCAGTGCGTTCCG GAATTACTATTCCCCTGGCTCAGCAAGTCTATACTTTGGTGGCCGGTCACTAGGTGTGAGGCCAATGGAAGTAGTCTTCGACAGCGGCAGCTCATTCACCTACTTTGCTGCACAGCCATATCAAGCGCTTGTCACCGCG CTTAAGGGTGACCTAAGCAAGCCTCTGAAAGAGGTATCTGATCCCTCCCTGCCTCTGTGCTGGAAAGGGAAGAAACCATTCAGATCTGTGCTCGATATTAAAAAGGAGTTCAAATCATTGGTTTTGAGCTTTTCTAATGGCAAGAAGGCGCTCATGGAGATCCCTCCTGAAAACTACCTCATTGTCACC AAATATGGGAATGCATGTTTGGGCATCCTCAACGGTTCAGAGGTTGGTCTCAAGGATCTGAACATTCTTGGAG ACGTTACAATGCAGGATCAGATGGTGATATATGACAATGAGAAAGGGCAGATTGGATGGATTCGTACACCCTGTGATAGAATCCCTAAGTTTGGATCTTCCATTCTGTGA